The following proteins are encoded in a genomic region of Acidobacteriota bacterium:
- a CDS encoding 5-(carboxyamino)imidazole ribonucleotide synthase, translated as MIKTIRPNSTIGVFGSGQLGRMFAIEARKMGYRVHTFSPESDTPTGQVADVETVASYDDLYEVRTFAQSVDVVTFEFENVPSACVEAAAEFVDVFPKGEILHTTQNRLREKTFLSNNRFPVTPFRHITTIEDLRTAVNELGTPCVLKTAGFGYDGKGQSKIKTVDDIDTAFAALKGNDAVLEAFVDFEKEVSVVCARGQNGNFAHYGVIENEHANHILDVSFAPALVSESLFNQAIEIARSVAETLDYVGTLCVEFFLTKDGRLLINELAPRTHNSGHLTFDACITSQFEQQLRAVCGLPLGSTEYLRPAAMVNLLGEVWQNGEPNWSAALDLPNVKIHLYGKAEPRAGRKMGHITALADTAEDAVKCALLARTALTSG; from the coding sequence GTGATAAAAACTATTCGTCCAAATTCAACTATCGGTGTATTCGGCAGCGGGCAGCTCGGGCGGATGTTTGCCATCGAGGCACGAAAGATGGGCTATCGCGTGCATACATTTTCGCCGGAGAGCGATACGCCGACCGGACAGGTCGCGGATGTCGAGACCGTCGCATCGTATGACGATCTCTATGAGGTCAGGACGTTTGCCCAGAGCGTGGATGTCGTGACGTTCGAGTTTGAAAATGTGCCGTCTGCGTGTGTTGAGGCGGCGGCTGAATTTGTCGATGTTTTTCCAAAGGGCGAGATACTGCACACGACGCAAAACCGTCTGCGTGAAAAGACATTTCTTTCAAATAATAGATTTCCGGTCACGCCCTTTCGACACATAACAACTATCGAAGATCTGAGAACGGCTGTTAATGAACTCGGTACGCCGTGCGTGCTGAAGACAGCCGGGTTTGGTTACGACGGAAAGGGCCAGAGCAAGATAAAGACGGTAGATGATATCGACACTGCATTTGCCGCCCTAAAAGGAAACGACGCCGTTCTTGAGGCTTTTGTTGATTTTGAAAAGGAAGTTTCGGTAGTCTGTGCCCGTGGCCAAAACGGCAATTTTGCGCATTATGGCGTTATCGAAAACGAACACGCCAACCACATTCTCGACGTTTCATTTGCACCGGCTCTGGTGTCCGAATCTTTGTTTAACCAAGCGATCGAGATCGCCCGCAGCGTGGCGGAAACGCTCGATTATGTCGGAACGCTTTGCGTGGAATTCTTTCTGACGAAGGACGGAAGGCTGCTCATAAACGAGCTTGCACCGCGAACTCATAATTCCGGCCATCTGACATTTGACGCCTGCATTACATCTCAGTTCGAACAGCAGCTGCGTGCGGTGTGCGGCCTGCCACTTGGCTCGACGGAATATTTGCGGCCGGCTGCGATGGTAAATTTGCTCGGCGAAGTTTGGCAAAACGGCGAACCGAATTGGTCTGCCGCCCTGGATCTGCCGAATGTGAAAATTCACCTTTACGGAAAGGCCGAACCGCGTGCCGGCCGCAAAATGGGCCACATTACCGCACTAGCTGACACCGCCGAAGATGCCGTCAAATGTGCCCTCTTGGCGAGGACAGCACTCACGTCCGGATAA
- the purE gene encoding 5-(carboxyamino)imidazole ribonucleotide mutase, which produces MAKTKDQSPLVSIIMGSKSDWPTMEVASTTLAKFGVEHETKIVSAHRTPDLLFEFAKSAEERGIEVIIAGAGGAAHLPGMCASQTVLPVLGVPVESKALKGLDSLLSIAQMPAGVPVGTLAIGQPGAKNAALLAIAILANSRPELRKKLAAFRSKQTKAVLNDKLPK; this is translated from the coding sequence ATGGCAAAAACAAAGGACCAGAGCCCTTTGGTATCTATTATCATGGGCAGCAAATCGGACTGGCCGACGATGGAGGTTGCCTCGACGACGCTGGCCAAATTCGGCGTCGAGCATGAGACCAAGATCGTGTCAGCCCACCGCACGCCCGATCTGCTTTTCGAATTTGCTAAGAGTGCCGAAGAACGAGGTATCGAGGTCATCATCGCCGGTGCCGGCGGTGCGGCTCATCTGCCGGGAATGTGTGCGTCGCAAACGGTGCTGCCCGTACTTGGAGTTCCGGTCGAAAGCAAAGCACTTAAGGGCCTTGATTCCCTATTGTCGATCGCTCAAATGCCTGCGGGTGTTCCGGTCGGGACGCTTGCGATCGGCCAGCCCGGAGCAAAAAATGCGGCGTTGCTCGCGATCGCGATCCTCGCGAATTCGCGGCCCGAGCTGCGTAAGAAACTTGCCGCGTTCAGGTCCAAGCAAACCAAGGCCGTCTTGAACGACAAACTTCCAAAATAG